AAAAGAACCCGCTGGCCCTGTTTTACGTCTTCCCCCCGGTAGCGTACGTTCTGGCCCGGCTTCACCGCCTTCAGGATCTCCACGCCATCCGCATGCTGCCTGGTGTTCTCCACCATGACGACGGCGTCCGCGCCTCCGGGGAGGAAGGCGCCGGTCATGATGCGGGAAGACTTGCCGGGAACCACGTGCGCGGCGGGAACGGTGCCCGCTGGGATCTCTTCGAGGACCTCGAGGCGGCGGGGAGCTTCCTCGGATGCGCCCGAGGTGTCTTCGGCCCTGACGGCGTAGCCATCGACGGATGAGTTGTCCTGGGGAGGCACGTCGAACCTGGGCGCCACGTCTTCGGCGAGCACCCGGTCCTGGCTCTCGGACAGCGGTACGCGCTCGACGCCCGAGACGGAGACCGATTCCAGCACGATCTCCTGAGCCTCCTCCACGGTGAGCATTCGGTCCGCTGTCATGTTCATTTGTCCATACCGGAAATCGTAGATACGGTTTGCCGGCCGTCTGTGGGTGAGCGCCCGGTTATCGGACGGGCCTTCAAGGAGCGGGTTGCGCCATGAAGGCTTCGATTTCTTCGATCGACCGGGGCGTCCCTTCCGACAGCACGCGGTGTCCGTCTTCGGTCACCAGCACGTCGTCTTCGATTCGCACCCCGATATTCCGGTACCGCTCGAAGGCGGGCCGTATCGCCTCGATCAGCGCCCGGTTCCGCGGGGTGTCGTCCAGGTTCTCCAGCGTGTCCTCCCGGACGTAGATGCCCGGTTCCACCGTGATCACCATGCCCGGCCTGAAGGGCATGTCCCTGCCGCCCACGTCATGGACGTCCAGCCCGATCCAGTGGCTCGTGCCGTGCATGTACCACATGCGGTACTGGTTGCCCGACGTACTCGTGATCAGCCCCAGTTTCAGGAGTCCGTCCGCGATCACCTTCCGCGCCACTTCATGGACCCTGCGCATGGTCATGCCCGGCCGGACGGCGGCGACGCCCCGGGCATGGGCGTCGAGGACGACCTCGTACACTTCTCGCTGGGCATCCGCGAAGACCCCGCCGACCGGGAACGTCCGCGTGACGTCGGCCGTGTAGTATCCGACGGCCGCGCCGATATCGGCCAGGACGAGTTCTCCGCTTGCGATCTCCCGGTTGTTTTCCTCGTAGTGCAGGGTCGTGGCGTTGGGCCCCGAGGCCACGATGGACGGGAAACCCCAGTGCGCGCCGTGGGCGCGATAAATGGAAAGAATGATACCGTCGAGTACGGATTCGTTCAGCGGTCCGCCTGGACCACCCTGTCCGCCCGGTCCGCTTGCCCTGCGCATGATGGCGCGCTGCGCAAGGCGGGTGATGTCGACGGCGCGTTGCAGCCGCTGCAGCTCCCAGTCCGATTTGACGACGCGCAGGTCCCGGAACAAGCCGGAGGCCAGCCGTACCCGGGCGGCGGGAAAACGGGCGGCCTCCGAGGCGAACCGGAGGGCCCGGGGATACCGGCTGCCGTACCTGGAACTGGCGTCGGCCAGGAGCCAGACGGCCACGGGCGTTCCGTTCTCGACGGATTCGCCAATGGCCCGGTAGTCCCCTTCGTCATCGGACGGACGTTTTTCATAGGCCGATCCGTGGAGGACGGTCTCCACAAAGGCGTCGAACTCCTCGATCGGCCATACATGGGCGATCCCGGTCCGTTGCCGGGCTTCTTCCACCCCGATCATGTGGCCGGTCCAGATTTCCCGTGCGGGGTCCCGCCTGGGGAGGAATAGGATTTCCTTCTGGCTTCGATTCCCGGGCAGCAGCACAAGCGTTGCGCCGGGCTGGCTGATGCCGGTCAGGTAGAAGAGGTTGCTTTCCTGCCGGTAGGGATAGTTCACATCGTTGCTGAATACCTTGGGTTCCGCCCCGAAGAGGATCATGATCCCGCTGCCCATGCCTCTGCGTATCCGTTCCCGCCTTTCCGCCAGTTCCTCCACCGGCACCGGTCCGGGGTCCGCCGTGATTGACACGGATTCCGACTGGGCGGCGGCCGGGGAAACGGAGGTTACGCCGTAAAGGACCATTCCCCAGAGCGCGGCAGTGAAGATCGTGCACAGCGCGGCGGTGAAGACCGGACCGTGCCTGGTGGAGTCCGACCGTGAAGCGTCGCGGACCGTGTGCTGCACGTTGCCGGCCGAAAAAGGACCAGGTTTAAATCGTGGTTTCATGAGACGTCTTCCGTGGTGGCGGCCCGCAAGGCCGCGTGAAATCGTTGGTGGTGTATCAGGTGGTATATTCCGCGTTCACGGTCACGTATTCGTGGGACATGTCGCAGGTCCATACCGTCGCAGCGCCGTCTCCCAGCCTGAGATCGATTTCAACGGGTATTTCACTGGCGGAAAGGGCTTCCCGCATCGTCGGCTCGTCGAGAGGGAGCCCCCGTCCGTCCCGGGTCAACTGGTGGCCGCAGAGGAACAGGTCGATCGTGTCCGGGTCCGATTCGGCGGCCGCGTACCCGACGGCGCAGAGGATCCGGCCCCAGTTGGGATCGTGGCCGTAGATGGCCGTCTTCACGAGGGCGGAATTCGCCACGCTCATGCCGATCGTCCGGGCGTCCTCGTCCGACCGGGCGCCCCGCACGAGGATCTCCACGAGTTTGGTCGCGCCTTCGCCGTCCCGGGCGATCTTCTTCGCCAGGTCGGTACAGACGTGCTCCAGCGCCTCGGCGAACCGCTCGAAGGCGTCCCCTTCGGGCTGCGTGATCACCGGGTTGCCCGCGGCGCCGTTGGCCAGGATGAATACGGTGTCGTTCGTGCTCATGTCCCCGTCGACGGTAATGCAGTTGAAGGACTTGCCGACCGCCCGTCGGAGGGCCGACTTGAGGGCGCCCGGCGCAATGGCGGCGTCCGTCGTGACCACGCCGATCATCGTGGCCATGTACGGGCAGATCATGCCCGCGCCCTTGGCGATACCGCCAACTGTCACGGCCCAACCGTCGAGGTCACACCGCACTGCGCAGGTCTTGGGCACCGTGTCGGTCGTCATGATCGACTCGGCGGCGTCCGGGTCCGGCCCCAGCGGCTGCCGCTCCAGCGCTTCCCGGATGCCATCGCGGATCACGTCCATGGGCAAGGGCCGTCCGATGACCCCGGTGGACGCGACGAGGATCTCGCTCGCGGGCACGGACAGCCCTTTGGCCACCAGGGCGGCCATCTCCCGGGCGTCCGCCATGCCGGGTTCCCCGTTGCACGCGTTGGCGTTGCCGCTGTTGATCACGACGGCCCGCGCCATGCCGGTCTGCAGATGGTCTTCCGAAAGGATCACCGGCGCGGCCCGCACCCGGTTCGTGGTGAACACCCCCGCCGCGGAGGCGGTCCCGCCCGCGTCGATCACCACCAGGTCCTTGCGGCTGCCCTTCGGACTGTTGATGCCGCAGCCCGCCGTGTTGGCCAGGAACCCCTTTGGAGCCAGTACGCCCGAGGCCAGTTCGCCGCCGTCTACCGTCTGCATGGTCAAACCCTCGCTTCTTTCAACGTCTCGTGCCATTCCTGCAGGCTCTTCACCGAGATCTCGCGGCCCTCGTTCTTGAGCGCCTGGATGGCCTTGACCGCGGACCAGGCCGCCGAGAGCGTGGTGATGCATGGGATGTTCGCCTCGATGGCCGCGCGGCGGATCATGTAGTCGTCGTCCCGCGCGCTCTTGCCCAGGGGCGTGTTGATGATGAGTTGGATGTCGCTCCGCCGGATGTGGTCCACGATGTGCGGTTCGCCTTCCCAGACCTTGTTGACCCGGACCACCGCCAGGCCGGCGTCCTCCAGCGTGCGGCCGGTACCGCTCGTCGCCATGATCGTGAAGCCCAGCATATGGAGCTCCCGGGCGATTGCCACGACGTTTTCGTGGTCGAAGGCGTTGACGCTGACCAGGACGGTGCCGGACAGGGGCAGGGAGCCGCCCGCCGCGCTCTGCCCCTTGGCGAAGGCGATCCCCGGCTCTTCGTAGATGCCCATGACCTCGCCGGTCGACTTCATCTCGGGTCCGAGCAGGCTGTCCGACCCCGCGAATTTGACGAAGGGCAGCACGACCTCCTTCACCGAGGCGTAGGGCGGGATGATCTCCTCGGTGAAGCCGAGTTCGCGCAGCGTCTTCCCGGCCATGACCCGGGCCGCGAGCTGGGCCAGCGGCACGCCGATGGCTTTGGACACGAAGGGTATCGTCCGCGAGGCGCGTGGGTTGACCTCCAGCACGTAGACGACGTCGTTCTTGATGGCGTACTGCACGTTGATCAGGCCGACGACCTTGAGGCTTCTCGCCAGGGCGTGGGTGTAGTTCCTCATGGTGTCGATATGCATGGGCTCGACCATGTAGGGCGGCAGCACGCAGGCGCTGTCCCCGGAATGGATGCCCGCTTCCTCGATGTGTTCCATGATCCCGCCCAGGACGACGTCCGTCCCGTCGGAGATGGCGTCCACGTCGTACTCGAAGGCGTCCTCGAGGAATTTGTCGATGAGGATGGGATGCTCGGGGGAGACGTGGACGGCGGTCCGCATGTAGCTTTGCAGGGAGTCGTCGTCGTAGACCAGGGCCATGTTGCGGCCGCCAAGGACGTAGGAAGGCCGCACCAGCACGGGGTATCCGATCTCTCCCGCCACCTCCCGGGCCTCTTCGAAGGAGAAGACCGTCCCGTGGGGCGGATGGGGGATGCCCAGCGCCTTCGTCAGGGCGCCGAACCGCTTGCGGTCCTCGGCCAGGTCGATGCTGTCGGGCGAGGTGCCGATGATGGGCACGCCCGCGCGCTCGAGCGGCAGGGCCAGCTTGAGGGGCGTCTGACCGCCGAACTGGACGATCACGCCGTCCGGCTTTTCCGTCTCGACGATGTTCATCACGTCTTCAAAGGTGAGGGGCTCGAAGAACAGCCGGTCCGAGATGTCGTAATCGGTGCTCACGGTCTCCGGGTTGCTGTTGACCATGATCGTCTCGTATCCGTCCTCCTTCAGCGCCATGACCGCCTGCACGCAGCAGTAGTCGAACTCGATCCCCTGGCCGATGCGGTTCGGCCCGCCGCCCAGGATCATAATCGTCTTCCGCGTCTTGGGCCGGGTCTCGTTCTCGGTCTCGTAGGTCGAATAGTAGTAGGGCGTCATGGCCTCGAACTCGGCCGCGCAGGTGTCGACGGTCTTGAACACGGCATCCACGCGCGCCTCGATGCGCCGTGCGCGGACCGACCGCTCGTCGCTGCCGGTCAGGTGGGCGATCTGCATGTCGGAGAAACCGGCCTGCTTGGCCTTGTGCAGCAGGTTCCGGGGCATGGACCCGTTCCGGTGCGCGCCGATTTCGCCCTCGAGATCGACGATGTCCCTCAGGTTGTGCAGGAACCAGGGATCGACGCCGGTAAGCGCATAGATCTCGTCGACGGGCATGCCGAGCTGGAGGGCGGTCTTGATCTGGAAGATGCGCTCCGCCGTGGGCCGGGTCATCTGCTCCCTGAGATCGTCCAGCACGCCGTCCACCGCGTCCTTCCCGTCCGCGCCGAGGCCGTGGCGGTCGATCTCCAGGCCCCTGAGCCCTTTCTGGACCGCTTCCTTGAAGGTCCGGCCGATGGCCATGGTCTCGCCCACCGACTTCATCTGCGTGCCGAGCTGGGTGTCGGCGTTGGGAAATTTCTCGAATGCCCACCGCGGGATTTTCACCACCACGTAGTCGATGGTGGGCTCGAAGGACGCCGGGGTTTCCCGGGTAATGTCGTTCGGGATCTCGTCCAGCGTGTAACCTACGGCCAGTTTCGCGGCGATCTTGGCAATGGGGAAGCCCGTGGCCTTGGAAGCCAGAGCCGAGCTGCGGGACACGCGCGGGTTCATCTCGATGGCCAGGATGCGGCCGTCCTCCGGGCTGACGGCGAACTGGATGTTCGATCCGCCCGTCTCCACGCCGATTTCCCGGATCACCTTGATCGAGGCGTCCCTAAGCGCTTGGTATTCCTTGTCCGTGAGGGTCTGCGCAGGCGCGACCGTGATGCTGTCGCCGGTGTGCACGCCCATGGGGTCGAAATTCTCGATGGAGCAGATGATGACCACGTTGTCGGCCAGGTCGCGCATGACCTCGAGTTCGTATTCCTTCCAGCCGATGACCGACTCCTCGATCAGCACCTCGGTGATGGGACTGGTGGACAGGCCCCATTCGACGGCCTCGGCGTATTCCGACTCGCTGCGCGCGATGCTCCCGCCGGCGCCGCCCAGGGTGAAGGCCGGTCGGATGATGGCGGGGAAGCCCGTATTCTTCACCAGTTCCCAGGCCTCGTCGACGGTCCGCGCGAAGCCGCCCCGGGGCACCTCCAGGCCGATGCGCTCCATGGCCTGCTGGAACAGTTCCCGGTCCTCCGCCATCTTGATCGCCTCGAGCTTGGCGCCGATGAGTTCGACCCCGTAGCGGTCCAGTGTGCCCGACTCGGCGAGCTCGACGGCGACGTTCAGCGCGGTCTGTCCCCCGAGCGTGGGCAGCAGCACGTCGGGGCGCTCGCGCCGGATGACCTTCTCCACGTATTCCGCGGTGATGGGTTCGACGTAGGTCCGGTCCGCCATGTCCGGATCCGTCATGATCGTGGCCGGGTTGCTGTTGATCAGCACGACCCGGTAGCCCTCTTCGCGGAGCGCCCTGCAGGCCTGGGTGCCGGAATAGTCGAACTCGCAGGCCTGTCCGATGACGATCGGCCCGGAGCCGATGATCAGGATGGATTCGATGTCGGTGCGTTTCGGCAAGATAGCCCTCGAAGGGGACCGCGGTGAGGCGCCCGCGGTGATGCGCTCGCGGTGAGGCCCCGCGGGAAGGCGCTCGCGCGTCACCCGCGTTCAGTTGGAGCAAACCGCATGAATATAAATTGAGAAGGCCCGAATCGCAACGTTAAAACCGGGCCGATACGAGTGGAGGGGGTGCTGGTGGATCGAGCGCGGGCCGAGCGCGGCAGGGCAGGCCGGCGCGTTCATTCCAGCGACCGGAGCAGGACTTCCTGGGCGGCTTCGAAACCGGGCGCGTCCTCCAGGGCTTTCAGTGCGGCCTTCCTGGCGTCGTCCTTCCTTCCCGCCGCCAGGTATGCGCGGGCCAGGTCGTACTGCGCCTGCACCCGGTCGGTGGTCTCGACCGCCAGCACGGCTTCGTACTCCGGCACGGCCAGGTCCGGCCTACCATCCCGTTCGTACAAGCCGGCGCGCATCTTGCGGATCCCGGCGTC
The nucleotide sequence above comes from Gemmatimonadota bacterium. Encoded proteins:
- a CDS encoding aminopeptidase P family protein; the protein is MKPRFKPGPFSAGNVQHTVRDASRSDSTRHGPVFTAALCTIFTAALWGMVLYGVTSVSPAAAQSESVSITADPGPVPVEELAERRERIRRGMGSGIMILFGAEPKVFSNDVNYPYRQESNLFYLTGISQPGATLVLLPGNRSQKEILFLPRRDPAREIWTGHMIGVEEARQRTGIAHVWPIEEFDAFVETVLHGSAYEKRPSDDEGDYRAIGESVENGTPVAVWLLADASSRYGSRYPRALRFASEAARFPAARVRLASGLFRDLRVVKSDWELQRLQRAVDITRLAQRAIMRRASGPGGQGGPGGPLNESVLDGIILSIYRAHGAHWGFPSIVASGPNATTLHYEENNREIASGELVLADIGAAVGYYTADVTRTFPVGGVFADAQREVYEVVLDAHARGVAAVRPGMTMRRVHEVARKVIADGLLKLGLITSTSGNQYRMWYMHGTSHWIGLDVHDVGGRDMPFRPGMVITVEPGIYVREDTLENLDDTPRNRALIEAIRPAFERYRNIGVRIEDDVLVTEDGHRVLSEGTPRSIEEIEAFMAQPAP
- the carB gene encoding carbamoyl-phosphate synthase large subunit, producing MPKRTDIESILIIGSGPIVIGQACEFDYSGTQACRALREEGYRVVLINSNPATIMTDPDMADRTYVEPITAEYVEKVIRRERPDVLLPTLGGQTALNVAVELAESGTLDRYGVELIGAKLEAIKMAEDRELFQQAMERIGLEVPRGGFARTVDEAWELVKNTGFPAIIRPAFTLGGAGGSIARSESEYAEAVEWGLSTSPITEVLIEESVIGWKEYELEVMRDLADNVVIICSIENFDPMGVHTGDSITVAPAQTLTDKEYQALRDASIKVIREIGVETGGSNIQFAVSPEDGRILAIEMNPRVSRSSALASKATGFPIAKIAAKLAVGYTLDEIPNDITRETPASFEPTIDYVVVKIPRWAFEKFPNADTQLGTQMKSVGETMAIGRTFKEAVQKGLRGLEIDRHGLGADGKDAVDGVLDDLREQMTRPTAERIFQIKTALQLGMPVDEIYALTGVDPWFLHNLRDIVDLEGEIGAHRNGSMPRNLLHKAKQAGFSDMQIAHLTGSDERSVRARRIEARVDAVFKTVDTCAAEFEAMTPYYYSTYETENETRPKTRKTIMILGGGPNRIGQGIEFDYCCVQAVMALKEDGYETIMVNSNPETVSTDYDISDRLFFEPLTFEDVMNIVETEKPDGVIVQFGGQTPLKLALPLERAGVPIIGTSPDSIDLAEDRKRFGALTKALGIPHPPHGTVFSFEEAREVAGEIGYPVLVRPSYVLGGRNMALVYDDDSLQSYMRTAVHVSPEHPILIDKFLEDAFEYDVDAISDGTDVVLGGIMEHIEEAGIHSGDSACVLPPYMVEPMHIDTMRNYTHALARSLKVVGLINVQYAIKNDVVYVLEVNPRASRTIPFVSKAIGVPLAQLAARVMAGKTLRELGFTEEIIPPYASVKEVVLPFVKFAGSDSLLGPEMKSTGEVMGIYEEPGIAFAKGQSAAGGSLPLSGTVLVSVNAFDHENVVAIARELHMLGFTIMATSGTGRTLEDAGLAVVRVNKVWEGEPHIVDHIRRSDIQLIINTPLGKSARDDDYMIRRAAIEANIPCITTLSAAWSAVKAIQALKNEGREISVKSLQEWHETLKEARV
- the argJ gene encoding bifunctional glutamate N-acetyltransferase/amino-acid acetyltransferase ArgJ — its product is MQTVDGGELASGVLAPKGFLANTAGCGINSPKGSRKDLVVIDAGGTASAAGVFTTNRVRAAPVILSEDHLQTGMARAVVINSGNANACNGEPGMADAREMAALVAKGLSVPASEILVASTGVIGRPLPMDVIRDGIREALERQPLGPDPDAAESIMTTDTVPKTCAVRCDLDGWAVTVGGIAKGAGMICPYMATMIGVVTTDAAIAPGALKSALRRAVGKSFNCITVDGDMSTNDTVFILANGAAGNPVITQPEGDAFERFAEALEHVCTDLAKKIARDGEGATKLVEILVRGARSDEDARTIGMSVANSALVKTAIYGHDPNWGRILCAVGYAAAESDPDTIDLFLCGHQLTRDGRGLPLDEPTMREALSASEIPVEIDLRLGDGAATVWTCDMSHEYVTVNAEYTT